A stretch of the Aegilops tauschii subsp. strangulata cultivar AL8/78 chromosome 4, Aet v6.0, whole genome shotgun sequence genome encodes the following:
- the LOC109765392 gene encoding protein LURP-one-related 8, producing the protein MNKIKVHPNVAAASLAVSAAEEKGEAVSLTVWRRSLLFNGKGFTVFDTNGNLVFRVETYSRGSPREVVLMDAHGLALLTVRRKKLSLAEEWLVYDGDGDEPAPRRFTARRNRSLLRTKSLARLSPPRSLDGTGDAPGCRYDVEGSYAGRSLDMFACTSWASGGNQRRRVATVCRKEAAVGLDVFRLIVEPDFEPALAMAMVILLDQMNAS; encoded by the exons ATGAACAAGATCAAGGTGCACCCCAACGTCGCAGCTGCTTCTCTAGCGGTATCCGCAGCGGAGGAGAAGGGAGAGGCGGTGTCGCTCACCGTGTGGCGGCGGTCGCTGCTGTTCAACGGCAAGGGGTTCACGGTGTTTGACACCAACGGCAACCTCGTCTTCCGCGTCGAGACCTACTCCCGCGGCTCGCCCCGCGAGGTCGTCCTCATGgacgcccacggcctcgccctcCTCACCGTCCGCCGCAAG AAGCTGAGTTTGGCGGAGGAGTGGCTCGTctacgacggcgacggcgacgagccgGCGCCGAGGCGGTTCACGGCCCGGCGGAACAGGAGCCTGCTCCGGACCAAGTCCCTCGCTCGCCTGTCGCCGCCGCGATCATTGGACGGTACTGGGGATGCGCCTGGCTGCCGGTACGATGTGGAGGGCTCGTACGCTGGCCGTAGCCTCGACATGTTCGCTTGCACTTCCTGGGCCTCCGGCGGCAATCAGCGGCGGCGCGTGGCCACGGTGTGTCGGAAGGAGGCCGCTGTTGGCCTGGACGTGTTCCGGCTGATAGTGGAGCCCGACTTCGAGCCGGCGCTGGCCATGGCCATGGTCATACTCCTCGATCAGATGAACGCGTCCTGA